The following proteins come from a genomic window of Pseudomonas syringae:
- the ppk1 gene encoding polyphosphate kinase 1 → MNTEALIEAAVEVDVQEATPVVEPDIEVIPAIEAPAAVVPAIVAPNLDDSSLYIHRELSQLQFNIRVLEQALDESYPLLERLKFLLIFSSNLDEFFEIRVAGLKKQITFAREQAGADGLQPHQALARISELVHGHVDRQYAILNDILLPELEKHQVRFIRRRHWTAKLKAWVRRYFRDEIAPIITPIGLDPTHPFPLLVNKSLNFIVELEGIDAFGRDSGLAIIPAPRLLPRVIKVPEDVCGPGDNFVFLSSMIHAHADDLFQGMKVKGCYQFRLTRNADLALDSEDVEDLARALRGELFSRRYGDAVRLEVADTCPKHLSDYLLKQFNLNESELYQVNGPVNLTRLFSITGLDSHPELQYPPFTPAIPKLLQNSENVFSVVSKQDILLLHPFESFTPVVDLLRQAAKDPHVLAVRQTLYRSGANSEIVDALVDAARNGKEVTVVIELRARFDEESNLQLASRLQAAGAVVIYGVVGFKTHAKMMLILRREAGEIVRYAHLGTGNYHAGNARLYTDYSLLTSDDALCEDVGKLFSQLIGMGKTLRMKKLLHAPFTLKKGMLDMIARETQFALDGKPAHIIAKFNSLTDPKVIRALYKASQSGVRIDLVVRGMCCLRPGIAGVSHNIHVRSIIGRFLEHTRVFYFLNGGDEQMFLSSADWMERNLDKRVETCFPVEGKKLILRVKKELESYLTDNTHSWLLQSDGRYVRSTPTGNQNARSAQATLLERLSNPVLSVR, encoded by the coding sequence ATGAATACCGAAGCACTCATCGAAGCCGCTGTTGAAGTCGATGTTCAGGAGGCAACGCCCGTGGTTGAGCCTGATATCGAAGTAATCCCGGCCATCGAGGCGCCTGCCGCTGTGGTGCCCGCCATCGTCGCTCCGAACCTGGACGACAGCAGCCTGTATATCCACCGCGAACTGTCCCAGCTGCAGTTCAATATCCGGGTATTGGAACAGGCGCTCGATGAGTCCTACCCGTTGCTGGAGCGGCTGAAGTTTCTGCTGATCTTCTCCAGCAACCTCGATGAGTTCTTCGAGATTCGTGTTGCAGGTCTGAAGAAGCAGATCACCTTTGCCCGTGAGCAAGCCGGTGCCGATGGCCTGCAACCGCATCAGGCACTGGCCAGGATCAGCGAGCTGGTTCACGGTCATGTGGATCGCCAGTACGCGATCCTCAACGACATTCTGCTGCCTGAGCTGGAAAAGCATCAGGTGCGCTTCATCCGTCGTCGCCACTGGACCGCCAAGCTCAAGGCCTGGGTACGTCGCTATTTCCGTGACGAGATCGCGCCGATCATCACCCCGATCGGTCTGGACCCGACGCACCCGTTCCCGTTGCTGGTCAACAAGAGCCTGAACTTCATTGTCGAGCTGGAAGGTATCGATGCCTTTGGCCGCGACTCCGGTCTTGCGATCATTCCTGCGCCGCGCTTGCTGCCACGTGTGATCAAGGTGCCGGAAGACGTCTGCGGGCCTGGCGATAACTTCGTGTTCCTGTCGTCGATGATCCACGCGCACGCCGATGACTTGTTCCAGGGCATGAAGGTCAAGGGCTGCTATCAGTTCCGCCTGACCCGAAACGCTGACCTGGCGCTGGATTCGGAAGACGTGGAAGACCTGGCGCGCGCGCTGCGTGGCGAGCTGTTTTCGCGTCGTTACGGCGATGCGGTACGCCTGGAAGTGGCTGATACCTGCCCGAAACACTTGTCGGATTACCTGCTCAAGCAGTTCAACCTGAACGAGTCCGAGCTGTATCAGGTCAATGGCCCGGTCAACCTGACGCGTCTGTTCAGCATTACCGGTCTGGACAGCCATCCGGAACTGCAATATCCGCCGTTCACGCCAGCCATCCCCAAGCTGCTGCAGAACAGCGAAAACGTGTTCAGCGTGGTCAGCAAGCAGGACATTTTGCTGCTGCATCCATTCGAGTCCTTTACGCCGGTGGTGGATCTGCTGCGTCAGGCGGCGAAAGACCCGCACGTCCTGGCCGTGCGCCAGACGCTGTATCGCAGCGGTGCCAACTCGGAAATTGTCGACGCATTAGTGGATGCTGCGCGTAACGGCAAGGAGGTCACGGTGGTGATCGAGTTGCGTGCGCGTTTCGACGAAGAGTCGAACCTGCAACTGGCCAGTCGTCTGCAGGCTGCAGGCGCGGTGGTGATCTACGGCGTGGTCGGCTTCAAGACCCACGCCAAGATGATGCTGATCCTGCGCCGCGAGGCGGGCGAGATCGTGCGTTACGCGCACCTCGGGACCGGTAACTATCACGCAGGCAATGCGCGGTTGTACACCGACTACAGCTTGCTGACGTCCGATGACGCCTTGTGCGAAGACGTCGGCAAACTGTTTAGCCAGTTGATCGGCATGGGCAAGACGCTGCGCATGAAGAAACTGCTGCATGCACCGTTCACGCTGAAGAAGGGCATGCTCGACATGATCGCCCGCGAGACGCAATTTGCGCTCGATGGCAAGCCTGCGCACATCATCGCCAAGTTCAACTCGCTGACCGACCCGAAAGTCATTCGCGCGCTGTACAAGGCCAGCCAGTCCGGTGTGCGTATCGATCTGGTGGTGCGCGGCATGTGCTGCCTGCGTCCGGGGATTGCCGGGGTCTCGCACAACATTCATGTGCGCTCGATCATCGGCCGTTTCCTGGAGCACACGCGGGTGTTCTACTTCCTCAACGGCGGCGACGAGCAGATGTTCCTGTCGAGTGCCGACTGGATGGAGCGCAACCTCGACAAGCGTGTCGAGACCTGCTTCCCGGTGGAAGGCAAGAAGTTGATTCTGCGCGTGAAGAAGGAACTGGAAAGCTACCTGACCGACAACACCCACAGCTGGCTGTTGCAGTCAGACGGGCGTTACGTGCGCAGTACGCCGACCGGTAATCAGAACGCTCGAAGTGCTCAGGCGACCCTGCTGGAGCGCCTGAGCAACCCGGTCCTCAGCGTACGCTGA
- the hemB gene encoding porphobilinogen synthase: MSFTPANRLFPLTRLRRNRRDDFSRRLVRENVVTVDDLILPVFVLDGENRRESIASMPGVERLSVDLLLKEAEHWVALGIPALALFPVTPPEKKSLDGAEAWNPDGIAQRATRALRDRFPELGVITDVALDPFTTHGQDGILDEEGYVQNDITVDALVRQALSHADAGAQVIAPSDMMDGRIQAIRESLELAGHVNVRIMAYSAKYASAYYGPFRDAVGSSLNLGKANKASYQMDPANSNEALHEVAADLAEGADMVMVKPGMPYLDILHRVKDEFKVPTFVYQVSGEYAMHMAAIQNGWLSEGVILESLTAFKRAGADGILTYFAVRAAQLLKGQ, encoded by the coding sequence GTGAGCTTTACCCCCGCAAACCGCCTGTTTCCTCTTACTCGTCTGCGCCGTAATCGCCGCGACGACTTTTCCCGTCGGCTGGTGCGTGAAAACGTGGTCACCGTTGACGATCTGATTCTCCCCGTATTTGTACTCGATGGTGAAAACCGTCGTGAATCCATCGCCTCGATGCCCGGCGTCGAGCGTCTGAGCGTCGATCTGCTGCTCAAGGAAGCTGAACACTGGGTCGCGCTGGGTATTCCTGCGCTGGCGCTGTTCCCGGTGACCCCGCCGGAAAAGAAATCCCTGGACGGTGCCGAAGCCTGGAACCCGGACGGCATCGCGCAGCGTGCCACCCGCGCCCTGCGTGACCGCTTCCCGGAGCTGGGCGTCATCACTGATGTGGCGCTGGACCCGTTCACCACCCACGGCCAGGACGGCATCCTCGATGAAGAAGGCTACGTGCAGAACGACATCACTGTCGATGCGCTGGTCAGGCAGGCGTTGTCCCACGCCGATGCAGGTGCTCAGGTCATCGCGCCATCAGACATGATGGACGGCCGTATTCAGGCCATCCGCGAGTCTCTGGAGCTGGCCGGGCATGTCAACGTTCGAATCATGGCCTACTCGGCCAAGTACGCCAGTGCCTATTACGGCCCGTTCCGCGATGCGGTGGGTTCTTCATTGAACCTGGGCAAGGCTAACAAGGCGTCCTACCAGATGGACCCGGCCAACAGCAACGAAGCGCTGCACGAAGTGGCGGCCGACCTTGCTGAAGGCGCTGACATGGTGATGGTCAAACCCGGCATGCCCTATCTGGACATCCTTCACAGGGTCAAGGATGAATTCAAGGTGCCGACCTTTGTCTATCAGGTCAGTGGTGAATACGCGATGCACATGGCAGCAATCCAGAATGGTTGGCTGAGTGAAGGGGTGATTCTCGAATCCCTCACTGCCTTCAAACGCGCAGGTGCCGACGGCATTCTCACTTATTTTGCCGTTCGTGCCGCTCAACTGTTGAAGGGGCAATAG
- a CDS encoding DedA family protein → MLQNFLNEFGYFALFLGTFFEGETILVLAGFLAFRGYMDLNIVIIVAFFGSYAGDQLWYFMGRKHGRKLLARKPRWQLMGDKALRLVRKHPDIWVLGFRFVYGLRTVMPVAIGLSGYPPGRYLLLNGIGAAVWAAALGSAAYHFGAILEGLLGNIKKYELWVLGALILLGLCLWIRRRFKNARIAREAREEKDRYCASAAASDLDEPIAVPVDPAKKSDE, encoded by the coding sequence ATGCTCCAGAATTTCTTGAACGAATTCGGCTACTTTGCCCTCTTCCTCGGCACCTTTTTTGAAGGCGAGACCATTCTGGTTCTTGCCGGATTCCTGGCGTTTCGTGGGTACATGGACCTCAACATCGTCATCATCGTCGCCTTTTTCGGCAGCTATGCGGGTGACCAGTTGTGGTATTTCATGGGGCGCAAACACGGTCGCAAGCTCCTGGCGCGCAAGCCTCGCTGGCAACTCATGGGCGACAAGGCCCTCAGGCTGGTGCGCAAGCATCCGGACATCTGGGTACTCGGCTTCCGCTTCGTCTATGGCTTGAGAACCGTCATGCCAGTGGCCATCGGCCTGTCCGGCTATCCACCCGGGCGCTACTTGCTGCTTAACGGCATCGGCGCTGCGGTCTGGGCCGCAGCACTGGGTTCGGCGGCCTACCATTTCGGCGCAATCCTTGAAGGCCTGCTGGGCAATATCAAGAAATACGAGCTGTGGGTGCTGGGCGCGCTCATTCTGCTTGGCCTGTGCCTGTGGATACGCAGGCGCTTCAAGAATGCGCGTATCGCTCGTGAAGCACGCGAAGAAAAGGATCGCTACTGCGCCTCGGCAGCGGCTTCCGATCTGGATGAGCCGATTGCAGTGCCTGTCGACCCAGCCAAAAAGTCCGACGAATAA
- a CDS encoding PA0069 family radical SAM protein, whose protein sequence is MSSPSQIRGRGTASNPHNRFAPSQSVAEDDGWYQEAPLTQGTQVTHETAKSIITRNSSPDIPFDRSINPYRGCEHGCIYCFARPSHAYWDMSPGLDFETKLIAKTNAAALLEQQLSKPGYRCAPVTLGANTDPYQPIEREYRITRATLEVLLRYRHPVSIITKGSLILRDLDLLAEMAKLRLVSVYISLTTLDDELKCILEPRAAAPKARLRAIRVLRNAGVPVGVLCAPMIPMINDHELEALLSEAKAAGALSASYVMLRLPLEVAPLFEEWLKTHYPQRAEHVLSLIRQSRGGALYDSQFGSRMRGEGPFADLLAQRYAIAVKRLGLNRRESFKLDCEAFCRPGGQMSLL, encoded by the coding sequence ATGTCCAGCCCTTCCCAGATTCGCGGCCGCGGTACTGCCAGCAATCCGCACAATCGCTTCGCGCCCAGCCAGTCTGTCGCAGAAGATGACGGCTGGTATCAGGAAGCCCCGCTGACGCAGGGCACTCAGGTCACCCATGAGACGGCCAAGAGCATCATTACCCGCAACAGCTCGCCGGACATCCCCTTTGATCGGTCGATCAACCCTTATCGCGGTTGTGAGCATGGCTGCATCTATTGTTTCGCCAGGCCCAGCCACGCCTACTGGGACATGTCGCCGGGACTGGATTTCGAGACAAAACTGATCGCCAAGACCAACGCAGCGGCGCTGCTGGAGCAGCAGCTTTCGAAACCGGGCTACCGCTGCGCGCCGGTCACGCTGGGGGCCAACACCGATCCTTATCAGCCGATCGAACGTGAATACCGGATCACCCGTGCCACGCTCGAGGTGCTGCTGCGCTATCGTCACCCGGTGAGCATCATTACCAAAGGCTCATTGATCCTGCGTGACCTGGATCTGCTCGCGGAAATGGCGAAATTGCGCTTGGTATCGGTGTACATCAGCCTGACCACACTCGATGACGAACTCAAGTGCATCCTTGAGCCGAGGGCTGCAGCCCCCAAGGCTCGCTTGCGGGCGATTCGGGTATTGCGTAATGCGGGTGTGCCGGTCGGCGTGCTGTGCGCGCCAATGATCCCGATGATCAATGACCACGAACTGGAAGCGCTGCTCAGCGAAGCAAAAGCCGCAGGGGCGTTGAGCGCCAGTTACGTGATGCTGCGTCTGCCGCTGGAGGTCGCGCCGCTGTTCGAAGAGTGGTTGAAGACGCATTACCCGCAACGCGCCGAGCATGTGCTGAGCCTGATTCGGCAGAGCCGTGGTGGTGCGCTTTATGACAGCCAGTTCGGTTCGCGTATGCGTGGCGAAGGCCCGTTTGCCGACCTGCTGGCACAACGCTACGCTATTGCGGTCAAACGACTGGGTTTGAATCGACGCGAGTCTTTCAAACTGGATTGCGAGGCCTTTTGTCGCCCCGGAGGGCAAATGTCGTTGCTGTGA
- a CDS encoding carbonic anhydrase, whose translation MRDTDNQHSARSDSNDSHLSSADVALKQIVDGFVHFRNEVFPQQEELFKKLANAQSPRAMFITCADSRIVPELITQSSPGDLFVTRNVGNVVPPYGQMNGGVSTALEYAVVALGVQHIIVCGHSDCGAMRAVLNPDSLDKMPTVKAWLRHAEVARTVVEQNCNCTGELETMQVLTQENVISQLQHLRTHPSVAAKMASGQLFIHGWVYSIETSEILAYDAERDSFVPLDGKGPTPMASPKARFSVD comes from the coding sequence ATGAGAGACACGGACAACCAGCATTCGGCTAGGTCGGACAGCAATGACAGCCATTTGAGTAGCGCCGACGTAGCGTTGAAGCAGATCGTCGATGGCTTTGTACATTTTCGTAATGAGGTCTTCCCGCAGCAGGAAGAGCTGTTCAAGAAACTGGCGAATGCCCAGTCGCCACGGGCCATGTTCATCACTTGTGCCGACTCGCGCATCGTGCCTGAACTGATCACCCAGAGCTCACCCGGCGACCTGTTCGTCACGCGTAACGTGGGCAACGTTGTTCCGCCGTATGGCCAGATGAACGGTGGCGTGTCCACCGCACTGGAATACGCAGTGGTTGCGCTGGGTGTACAGCACATTATCGTTTGCGGCCACTCCGATTGTGGCGCCATGCGAGCCGTGCTCAACCCGGACAGCCTGGACAAGATGCCGACGGTCAAAGCCTGGCTGCGTCATGCCGAAGTCGCCCGCACCGTGGTCGAGCAAAACTGCAATTGCACCGGCGAGCTGGAAACCATGCAGGTCCTGACTCAGGAAAACGTGATTTCCCAGCTGCAACACTTGCGCACCCACCCTTCGGTTGCCGCGAAGATGGCCAGCGGTCAGCTGTTCATTCACGGCTGGGTCTACAGCATCGAGACCAGCGAAATTCTGGCCTATGACGCTGAACGTGACAGCTTCGTGCCGCTCGATGGCAAGGGTCCGACACCAATGGCTTCCCCGAAAGCACGCTTTTCAGTCGATTGA
- a CDS encoding SulP family inorganic anion transporter, which produces MGITQLKSVLPRELLASVVVFLVALPLCMGIAIASGMPPAKGLITGIIGGLVVGWIAGSPLQVSGPAAGLAVLVFEVVREHGMAMLGPILLLAGLLQLLAGRFKLGCWFRVTAPAVVYGMLAGIGVLIVLSQAHVMFDSGPKPSGLDNLIGFPSTLIQAIGPGTGMQAGMLGLGTMLIMWGWEKLRPQSLRFVPGALLGVGIATGISLFLALQVKRVQVPDNLADAIDWLRPADLMNLADPAILVAAIVVAFIASAETLLSASAVDRMHSGERSDFDKELSAQGVGNMLCGLLGALPMTGVIVRSSANVQAGAKTRFSTIFHGLWLLAFVLLLSSVLQSIPVASLAGVLVYTGLKLVDLKAFRGLGRYGRMPMFTYAATAVAIIFTDLLTGVLVGFGMTLVKLAFKASRLKINVVELAGEKEYELRLVGAATFLKVPALTQALGTIPQGSTVHVPLGNLSYIDHSCLELLEEWGRSNAAHGTRLIIEPRGLKRRLEGRVYTTTGIGSGAT; this is translated from the coding sequence ATGGGAATCACCCAATTGAAATCCGTTTTACCACGGGAGCTGCTGGCTTCCGTGGTCGTGTTCCTGGTCGCCCTGCCCCTCTGCATGGGTATTGCGATTGCGTCTGGCATGCCTCCGGCCAAAGGTCTGATCACCGGCATCATCGGCGGCCTGGTGGTCGGCTGGATAGCCGGTTCGCCATTGCAGGTCAGCGGCCCGGCCGCAGGTCTGGCAGTGCTGGTGTTTGAAGTCGTTCGCGAGCATGGCATGGCGATGCTCGGCCCGATCCTGCTGCTGGCAGGGCTGCTTCAGCTGCTGGCCGGTCGCTTCAAGCTCGGCTGCTGGTTCCGGGTAACGGCGCCGGCGGTGGTCTACGGCATGCTGGCGGGTATTGGCGTGCTGATTGTGCTTTCCCAGGCGCATGTGATGTTCGACAGCGGGCCCAAACCCTCCGGGCTGGACAACCTGATCGGCTTCCCCTCCACACTGATTCAGGCGATCGGGCCAGGCACCGGCATGCAAGCCGGTATGCTCGGTCTGGGCACCATGCTGATCATGTGGGGGTGGGAGAAACTTCGCCCTCAATCGCTGCGTTTCGTACCTGGCGCGCTGCTGGGTGTAGGTATTGCTACCGGTATCAGCCTGTTTCTGGCCTTGCAGGTCAAACGCGTGCAAGTGCCGGACAATCTGGCCGACGCCATCGACTGGCTGCGTCCGGCAGACCTGATGAACCTGGCTGACCCGGCGATTCTGGTGGCTGCCATCGTTGTGGCGTTTATTGCCAGCGCTGAAACGCTGCTTTCCGCGTCGGCGGTAGACCGTATGCACAGCGGCGAACGTTCGGACTTCGACAAGGAGCTGAGTGCTCAAGGCGTGGGCAACATGCTCTGCGGCCTGCTCGGTGCGTTGCCGATGACTGGCGTTATCGTGCGCAGCTCGGCCAATGTTCAGGCCGGTGCCAAAACCCGCTTCTCGACGATCTTCCACGGCCTGTGGCTGCTGGCTTTTGTCTTGCTGCTGTCGAGCGTGCTGCAAAGCATTCCGGTCGCAAGCCTGGCGGGCGTGCTGGTCTATACCGGTCTGAAACTGGTCGATCTCAAGGCGTTTCGTGGTCTGGGCCGTTATGGCCGGATGCCGATGTTCACCTACGCGGCCACCGCCGTGGCGATCATCTTCACCGACCTGCTGACCGGTGTACTGGTGGGCTTCGGCATGACGCTGGTCAAGCTGGCGTTCAAGGCTTCGCGTCTCAAGATCAATGTGGTCGAGCTGGCGGGCGAGAAAGAGTACGAACTGCGCCTGGTCGGTGCTGCGACTTTCCTCAAGGTGCCGGCGCTGACTCAGGCACTGGGCACCATTCCACAAGGCAGCACGGTGCATGTGCCGTTGGGCAACCTGTCCTACATCGACCATTCCTGTCTGGAGCTGCTGGAAGAGTGGGGGCGCTCCAACGCTGCCCACGGAACCCGGCTGATCATCGAGCCGCGCGGTTTGAAGCGTCGTCTCGAAGGGCGGGTCTACACGACAACGGGCATAGGTTCAGGCGCAACCTGA
- a CDS encoding cytochrome c oxidase assembly protein: MTHQPAPPRRPVIRLLLLLAFMFACGFALAPIKELLSWAVNGHSTPGDAYEQAQQVDTSREIEVQFTSSNAAGMVWAFYPRAGQMNVHPGAINEMIFIAQNPTDKPMKAQAVPGISPGKAASWFHKTECFCFTQQTLQPGERIEMPVRFIVDRDLPEDVTHLTLAYTLFDVTQR; the protein is encoded by the coding sequence ATGACCCACCAGCCCGCTCCGCCCAGGCGGCCCGTTATCCGTTTACTGCTCCTGCTTGCCTTTATGTTCGCCTGCGGATTCGCGCTGGCACCGATCAAGGAACTGCTGAGCTGGGCGGTGAATGGACACAGCACTCCCGGCGATGCTTACGAGCAGGCGCAACAGGTTGATACGTCGCGTGAGATCGAGGTGCAGTTCACATCCAGCAATGCAGCGGGCATGGTCTGGGCGTTCTACCCCCGCGCCGGCCAGATGAACGTGCATCCCGGTGCGATCAACGAGATGATCTTCATCGCGCAGAATCCGACCGACAAGCCGATGAAAGCCCAGGCCGTACCGGGGATTTCACCGGGGAAGGCCGCGTCCTGGTTTCACAAGACCGAATGTTTCTGCTTCACCCAGCAGACGCTGCAGCCGGGTGAACGTATCGAGATGCCGGTGCGCTTCATCGTGGATCGCGACCTTCCCGAAGACGTCACCCACCTGACACTGGCGTACACCCTGTTTGATGTTACGCAGCGCTAG
- a CDS encoding SCO family protein — MTRIQKTVFIAAGIVALLLGLITSQLLFKHGTQDQAALNDAGIILLPQSRALPALSMIDQNGEALALDGLKHQWTLMFFGYTFCPDICPTTLAQIKQIRSELPKDAAERMRVVLVSVDPNRDTPQQLKQYLGYFDKTFIGLTAPVPELQKLASAVSIPFIPADTSKPNYFVDHSGNLALIGPDGTQRGFIRAPLNNQKLVRQLPGLLERD, encoded by the coding sequence ATGACCCGAATCCAGAAAACCGTTTTCATCGCCGCCGGCATTGTGGCGCTCTTGCTTGGCCTGATCACCAGCCAGTTGCTGTTCAAACACGGGACGCAAGATCAGGCTGCGCTCAATGACGCGGGCATCATCCTGTTGCCGCAAAGCCGCGCCCTGCCTGCATTGAGCATGATTGACCAGAACGGCGAGGCGCTGGCCCTCGACGGACTCAAGCACCAATGGACGTTGATGTTCTTTGGTTACACCTTCTGCCCGGACATCTGCCCTACGACGCTGGCGCAGATAAAGCAGATCAGAAGCGAGCTGCCCAAAGACGCAGCCGAGCGGATGCGCGTGGTGCTGGTCAGCGTTGACCCCAACCGCGACACGCCGCAGCAGCTCAAACAGTACCTGGGGTATTTCGACAAAACCTTCATCGGCCTGACCGCCCCCGTGCCTGAACTGCAGAAACTGGCCAGCGCAGTCAGCATCCCGTTCATTCCGGCCGACACCAGCAAACCGAACTACTTCGTCGACCACAGCGGCAACCTGGCCCTGATCGGCCCGGACGGCACCCAGCGAGGCTTCATCCGCGCCCCGCTGAACAACCAGAAACTGGTCAGGCAGCTACCGGGATTGCTGGAGAGGGATTAG
- a CDS encoding MetQ/NlpA family ABC transporter substrate-binding protein, with amino-acid sequence MKKLLAIFAAVTALSAQANETLTVAASAVPHAEILEFVKPTLAKEGVDLNIKVFNDYIQPNAQVAQKRMDANFFQHQPYLDEYNKGKGTDLVAVAKVHVEPFGAYSDKTKTLAELPYGANVALPNDATNEGRALLLLQKAGLITLADPTNILSKPSDVINNPKNLKFRELEAATLPRVLTQVDLALINTNYALSAKLDPTKDALIIEGPDSPYANILVARPDNKDSDAMKKLVAALQSPEVKTFLAEKYKGAVVPAF; translated from the coding sequence ATGAAAAAGCTATTGGCCATATTTGCCGCTGTGACCGCGCTGTCCGCGCAGGCCAACGAAACCCTGACCGTCGCGGCCTCTGCCGTACCGCACGCCGAGATCCTCGAGTTCGTCAAACCGACCCTGGCCAAAGAAGGCGTAGACCTGAACATCAAGGTGTTCAATGACTATATTCAGCCGAACGCCCAGGTCGCCCAGAAGCGAATGGACGCAAATTTCTTCCAGCATCAGCCGTACCTGGATGAGTACAACAAGGGCAAGGGCACTGATCTGGTGGCCGTGGCCAAGGTCCACGTAGAGCCGTTCGGCGCATACTCGGACAAAACCAAGACCCTGGCAGAGCTGCCGTATGGCGCCAACGTCGCGTTGCCGAATGACGCGACCAACGAAGGCCGTGCCCTGTTGCTGCTGCAGAAGGCGGGTCTGATTACGCTGGCTGACCCGACCAACATCCTGTCGAAGCCTTCGGACGTGATCAACAACCCGAAAAACCTGAAGTTCCGCGAGCTGGAAGCCGCCACGCTGCCACGCGTGCTGACTCAGGTCGACCTGGCATTGATCAACACCAACTATGCCCTTAGCGCCAAGCTTGATCCAACCAAAGACGCGCTGATCATCGAAGGTCCTGATTCGCCCTATGCGAACATCCTGGTTGCCCGCCCGGACAACAAGGATTCGGACGCCATGAAAAAGCTGGTCGCAGCGCTGCAAAGCCCGGAAGTGAAAACCTTCCTGGCCGAGAAATACAAAGGCGCTGTGGTGCCTGCGTTCTGA
- a CDS encoding methionine ABC transporter permease: MDAFLNLFANVDWYEIWVATGDTLIMLSVSLGFTILFGLPLGVLMFLTSPRQLLEHKQVYATVGLIVNMLRALPFIILLIVMMPLTEIITGTSLGILGTLPPLIAGATPFFARLVETALREVDRGIIEATQAMGATTRQIIIKALLPEARPGILAAITVTAIALVSFTAMAGAVGAGGLGDLAIRYGYQRFQNDVMFVTVVLLLVLVQILQTIGDRLVAHFTHR, from the coding sequence ATGGACGCTTTTCTGAACCTGTTCGCCAACGTCGACTGGTACGAAATCTGGGTGGCCACAGGCGACACGCTGATCATGCTCAGTGTTTCGCTGGGCTTTACCATCCTGTTCGGCCTGCCGCTGGGCGTGCTGATGTTTCTGACCTCGCCGCGTCAATTGCTGGAGCACAAGCAGGTATATGCCACGGTCGGGCTGATTGTGAACATGCTGCGCGCGCTGCCGTTCATCATTTTGCTGATCGTGATGATGCCGCTGACCGAAATCATCACCGGCACGTCGCTGGGGATTCTTGGCACCTTGCCGCCACTGATCGCCGGCGCCACGCCGTTCTTTGCCCGTCTGGTAGAGACTGCTCTGCGTGAGGTAGATCGCGGCATCATCGAAGCCACACAGGCCATGGGTGCCACTACCCGGCAGATCATCATCAAGGCGCTGCTGCCGGAAGCACGCCCTGGCATTCTGGCGGCGATCACCGTGACGGCGATTGCGCTGGTGTCGTTCACGGCCATGGCCGGTGCGGTAGGTGCTGGCGGGCTGGGCGATCTGGCGATTCGTTATGGTTATCAGCGTTTCCAGAACGATGTGATGTTTGTGACGGTCGTATTGTTGCTGGTGCTGGTGCAGATACTCCAGACCATCGGCGACAGACTGGTCGCGCATTTCACTCATCGTTGA